Proteins from a genomic interval of Acidobacteriota bacterium:
- a CDS encoding outer membrane lipoprotein carrier protein LolA, producing MQFRASALLMVALTAASIFAPTAFIPAALISTAWAQSAPDPTAPGLSDGERLDVLLARVQHEQQAMKALSARFTMHQESEMLLEPEESTGDFSYLAPDRARWDYENPNPITVVVRKGEMLTWYRDLQRAERAKVGRYSDRILQYMSASSSLEDLLEYFNARVSFERLGEVPYRIVLTPNVDRIARRLASMTLWIDPQLYLPQKVRIEAADGDVTEFQFENLEINPDLEAARFQLELPAEVEVTTVDLSQGTR from the coding sequence ATGCAGTTTCGAGCCTCAGCTCTTTTGATGGTCGCCCTGACGGCGGCTTCGATATTCGCTCCGACGGCCTTCATCCCGGCGGCCCTCATCTCGACGGCGTGGGCACAATCAGCTCCCGACCCCACCGCTCCCGGCCTCAGCGACGGCGAGCGTCTCGACGTCCTGCTGGCGCGGGTGCAGCACGAGCAGCAGGCGATGAAGGCGCTGAGCGCGCGCTTCACCATGCACCAGGAAAGCGAAATGTTGTTGGAGCCGGAGGAAAGCACCGGAGACTTCTCTTATCTGGCGCCGGATCGGGCTCGGTGGGACTATGAGAATCCGAACCCTATCACCGTGGTGGTGCGCAAGGGCGAGATGCTCACCTGGTATCGGGACCTGCAGCGTGCCGAGCGGGCCAAAGTGGGTCGCTATTCAGACCGCATTCTGCAGTACATGAGCGCCTCCAGCTCGCTGGAAGACCTGCTCGAATATTTCAACGCCCGGGTTTCCTTCGAGCGGCTGGGCGAAGTGCCCTACCGCATCGTGCTGACCCCCAACGTCGACCGCATCGCCCGGCGCCTCGCCTCCATGACCCTGTGGATCGACCCGCAGCTCTATCTGCCCCAGAAGGTGCGCATCGAAGCCGCGGATGGAGACGTCACCGAGTTCCAATTCGAGAATCTCGAGATCAACCCCGACCTGGAGGCGGCGCGCTTCCAGCTCGAGCTGCCGGCGGAGGTCGAGGTGACCACCGTGGATCTCTCCCAGGGAACTCGCTGA
- the tgt gene encoding tRNA guanosine(34) transglycosylase Tgt codes for MRFEVLARDGQARRGRLATPHGVIETPAFMPVGTLGAVKGVAPHNLEEVGASIMLCNLYHLALRPSIDVIEELGGLHAFTGWQRPLITDSGGFQVWSLADLRTVDDGGVRFKSHVDGAPMRFTPENVAQMQRRLGVDLAMMLDECPPWPATRKEVRESAQRTLSWARRAREEWQRRPGTGGLLAIVQGGVFRDLREQAVSDLEALDFDGYAIGGVSVGEPEEHRREVVEWTAPLLPADRPRYLMGVGYPRDILHAVIQGVDLFDCVLPSRNARHGLLFTRQGPVKIKNARYRTDERPIEEGCPCPACRRIGRALLHHLVRSGEITGSVLATLHNLQHYLDFMEDLRQAIESGALKDFAAAVGQPEAG; via the coding sequence CTGCGCTTCGAAGTCCTGGCCCGCGACGGCCAGGCCCGCCGGGGGCGCTTGGCGACCCCTCACGGGGTGATCGAGACTCCGGCCTTCATGCCGGTGGGAACCCTCGGGGCGGTGAAGGGCGTGGCGCCCCACAACCTGGAGGAGGTGGGGGCCTCCATCATGTTGTGCAACCTCTACCACCTGGCCCTGCGGCCCTCCATCGACGTCATCGAAGAGCTCGGCGGCCTGCACGCCTTCACCGGTTGGCAGCGTCCGCTGATCACCGACAGCGGCGGCTTCCAAGTCTGGAGCCTGGCGGATCTGCGCACCGTCGATGACGGCGGCGTCCGATTCAAGAGTCACGTCGACGGCGCCCCGATGCGCTTCACGCCGGAGAATGTGGCGCAGATGCAGCGCCGTCTGGGGGTGGATCTGGCGATGATGCTCGACGAGTGCCCGCCGTGGCCGGCGACCCGCAAGGAAGTCCGCGAGTCGGCCCAGCGCACCCTGTCCTGGGCTCGGCGGGCGCGGGAGGAATGGCAGCGCCGTCCCGGCACCGGGGGGCTGCTGGCCATCGTTCAGGGCGGAGTGTTCCGGGATCTCCGGGAGCAGGCGGTGAGCGATCTGGAGGCTCTGGACTTCGACGGCTATGCCATCGGCGGCGTCAGCGTCGGCGAGCCGGAGGAGCATCGCCGGGAGGTGGTGGAGTGGACCGCGCCGCTGCTACCGGCGGACCGCCCGCGCTATCTGATGGGGGTGGGCTACCCTCGGGACATCCTGCACGCGGTGATCCAGGGGGTCGACCTCTTCGACTGCGTTCTGCCGTCGCGCAATGCCCGCCACGGTCTGCTCTTCACCCGCCAGGGACCGGTGAAGATCAAGAACGCCCGCTACCGCACCGACGAGCGTCCCATCGAGGAGGGCTGTCCCTGCCCCGCCTGCCGCCGCATCGGCCGCGCACTGCTGCACCATCTGGTGCGCAGCGGAGAGATCACCGGCTCGGTGCTGGCGACCCTGCACAACCTCCAGCATTACCTTGACTTCATGGAGGATCTCCGGCAAGCTATCGAGTCTGGTGCGTTGAAAGATTTCGCGGCCGCCGTGGGCCAGCCCGAAGCCGGCTGA
- the yajC gene encoding preprotein translocase subunit YajC, whose product MMPTILAFQSAPPGGGGLLPTLGMWALIIAIFYFIVFAPVRKQKKALQELLDKLKKGDKVVTNGGIYGEVAAVEPTTVILKVSDNVKIKISRSAIAGLQGEGDPGSNR is encoded by the coding sequence ATGATGCCCACCATCCTCGCCTTTCAATCCGCACCGCCCGGCGGTGGAGGTCTCCTGCCCACCCTCGGGATGTGGGCGCTGATCATCGCGATCTTCTACTTCATCGTCTTTGCCCCGGTGCGCAAACAGAAGAAGGCGCTCCAGGAGCTGCTGGACAAGCTCAAGAAGGGCGACAAGGTGGTCACCAACGGCGGCATTTATGGGGAAGTGGCGGCGGTGGAGCCGACGACGGTGATCTTGAAGGTCTCCGACAACGTCAAGATCAAGATTTCCCGGTCGGCCATTGCCGGCCTCCAGGGAGAAGGTGATCCAGGGAGCAACCGATGA
- the secD gene encoding protein translocase subunit SecD: protein MNSSLVTRGVIIAIIVVAGFFMVTPPEESVNLGLDLQGGMHLVLQVQTQDALRSETTNDMDRFIARLKDEGVTGAQGTRPGADQVEEAEGTEEVPAQAEFIISGLRGDEFDIARTVHRDYFPNRWNYRRDGNTVVLTMTDAARRQVRQQAVDQALRTIRNRIDEYGVSEPVIQRQGLADSDRIVLQLPGVEDPERVKRLIKSTAFLEWRLAEFPREGGMVNSREEILAHYGGQLPPNVEILEGETRGPEGVELPPRFIAVERNAVVSGRDLKDARWVSGQFNEPVVSFTLDYEKGEEFGEVSAANIGRAMAIVIDNKVLSAPVLRGQIRDRGQIEGNFTQEEATDLATALRSGALPAGIVTLEERTVGPSLGQDSIDQGVRAGLWGGALVVLMMLVVYLLSGVNAVVVLSLNVVLVFALLAGFGATLTLPGIAGIILTIGMAVDANVLIFERIREELRAGRTVKAAVESGFGKALSSILDANITTLIAAVFLFQFGTGPIRGFAVTLSVGIFCSVFTAVFVSRWFFDLWLSRRQRVERLSI from the coding sequence ATGAATTCAAGTCTAGTCACCCGCGGCGTCATCATCGCCATCATCGTCGTCGCAGGGTTCTTCATGGTCACGCCGCCGGAGGAGAGCGTCAACCTCGGCCTCGACCTCCAGGGCGGCATGCACCTGGTGCTGCAGGTTCAGACCCAGGACGCGCTGCGCTCCGAGACCACCAACGACATGGACCGCTTCATCGCCCGCCTCAAGGACGAGGGCGTGACCGGAGCCCAGGGGACTCGCCCCGGCGCCGACCAGGTCGAAGAAGCTGAAGGCACCGAAGAGGTCCCGGCGCAGGCCGAGTTCATCATCTCCGGTCTGCGGGGCGACGAATTCGACATCGCCCGTACGGTGCACCGGGATTATTTCCCCAACCGCTGGAACTATCGGCGCGACGGCAACACCGTGGTGCTCACCATGACCGACGCCGCCCGGCGCCAGGTGCGTCAGCAGGCGGTGGATCAGGCCTTGCGCACCATCCGCAACCGCATTGACGAATACGGCGTTTCGGAGCCGGTGATCCAGCGTCAGGGCTTGGCGGACAGCGACCGCATCGTGCTCCAGCTGCCCGGCGTCGAGGATCCGGAGCGCGTCAAGCGCCTGATCAAGAGCACCGCCTTCCTCGAGTGGCGCCTCGCCGAGTTTCCCCGCGAGGGCGGCATGGTCAACAGCCGGGAGGAGATCCTGGCCCACTACGGCGGTCAGCTGCCGCCCAATGTGGAGATCCTGGAAGGCGAGACCCGCGGCCCCGAGGGCGTCGAGCTGCCGCCGCGCTTCATCGCGGTGGAACGCAACGCCGTGGTTTCCGGCCGTGACCTCAAGGATGCCCGCTGGGTCTCCGGTCAGTTCAACGAGCCGGTGGTCTCCTTCACCCTCGATTACGAGAAGGGCGAAGAGTTCGGCGAGGTCAGCGCCGCCAACATCGGCCGCGCCATGGCCATCGTCATCGACAACAAGGTGCTGTCGGCGCCGGTGCTGCGCGGGCAGATCCGCGACCGTGGCCAGATCGAGGGCAACTTCACCCAGGAGGAGGCCACGGATCTGGCCACCGCCCTGCGCTCCGGTGCGCTGCCGGCGGGCATCGTCACCCTCGAGGAGCGCACCGTCGGTCCGTCCCTCGGACAGGATTCCATCGACCAGGGCGTGCGCGCCGGTCTTTGGGGTGGCGCCCTGGTGGTGTTGATGATGCTGGTGGTCTACCTGCTCAGCGGCGTCAACGCGGTGGTGGTGCTGAGCCTCAACGTGGTTCTGGTCTTCGCCCTGCTGGCCGGGTTCGGCGCCACCCTGACACTGCCCGGCATCGCCGGCATCATCCTCACCATCGGTATGGCGGTGGACGCCAACGTGCTCATCTTCGAGCGCATCCGCGAGGAGCTGCGGGCCGGCCGCACGGTGAAGGCGGCGGTGGAGTCGGGCTTTGGAAAAGCCCTGTCCTCCATTCTGGACGCCAACATCACGACCCTCATCGCCGCCGTCTTCCTCTTCCAGTTCGGCACCGGGCCGATTCGAGGTTTCGCGGTGACCCTCTCGGTGGGGATTTTCTGTTCCGTGTTCACTGCGGTCTTCGTCAGCCGCTGGTTCTTCGATCTCTGGCTGTCGCGCCGCCAGCGCGTCGAGCGTCTCTCCATCTAG